The Polypterus senegalus isolate Bchr_013 chromosome 9, ASM1683550v1, whole genome shotgun sequence genome includes a window with the following:
- the LOC120535797 gene encoding serine/threonine kinase-like domain-containing protein STKLD1 isoform X2, with the protein MIWDPKISSVIVCLVMDCCAMSSLSDLIRTKRKQEDKFDEAVIRKWLGQLIDALVYLHKQNIIHRNLKPSNILLMPDQSFAIFDFNVACLADDEQKLKVRMKENKKSWMAPESVTCYEWSEKSDVWSLGCIILEMLTLTLLNEDAAMSLLQRIREDSGLLKSSLDSLGCSHDLCQLLMKILEKDPDQRPTALDLVYVPYVKECLLVCGSPLSGLKKRLPFGITGAPCEEGQQAVLEFMQKYFDVEEAQISGLRFFLEADQAAFAVTSQFKDMLMSLMKNHADSPEVHLEACRVLYQLSVAALERGLEKELLHSPEVISCILKAIRSYSTEIELLILALNICMILSENEDAALAFGKLGGVQDLLNVMRTFPDNVEICRLCCRTLWGLVLNKNNARIACAEGAVDTLCSIGEAHLLDGGLMESMCSALWSLTLQGNITEGQYEKITSLLLDAIKNHLSRQAAVKNACSALASLVSASELSAAHILLCIDGSSGAQLLKEIYTNHSDDPEVVENVCSVLNEICQYGDLAMELAAQKFKTMLNEIKEKFASNKEIIDLAEAAALKMQE; encoded by the exons ATGATATGGGATCCTAAG ATTTCATCTGTTATTGTGTGCCTGGTAATGGATTGTTGTGCTATGTCAAGCCTTTCCGACTTGATCAGAACAAAAAGGAAGCAGGAAGATAAATTTGATGAAGCA GTGATTAGGAAGTGGCTTGGCCAGCTGATCGACGCTTTAGTCTACCTGCACAAACAGAACATCATTCACAG AAACCTGAAGCCATCCAATATATTACTGATGCCAGATCAGTCCTTTGCCATTTTTGACTTTAATGTTGCCTGTCTGGCTGATGATGAGCAGAAGCTGAAAGTACGAATGAAAGAAA ATAAAAAGTCTTGGATGGCTCCAGAATCTGTAACATGTTATGAGTGGAGCGAAAAGTCTGATGTTTGGTCTTTAGGCTGCATCATcctggaaatgttgactttgactttgttaaat GAGGATGCTGCTATGTCTCTCCTACAAAGAATCCGAGAAGATTCTGGACTTCTGAAATCTTCCCTTGACTCATTGGGATGCTCCCATGATCTCTGTCAGTTACTGATGAAAATATTAGAGAAAGACCCAGACCAGAGACCTACTGCATT AGATCTGGTCTATGTTCCTTATGTGAAGGAATGCCTGTTGGTGTGTGGCTCTCCACTTTCTGGTCTAAAGAAAAGACTTCCATTTGGGATAACAGGTGCCCCGTGTGAGGAAGGACAGCAAGCTGTGCTGG aatttatgcagaaatattttgATGTGGAGGAAGCACAGATTTCCGGCCTCAGATTCTTCCTGGAGGCTGATCAAGCTG CATTTGCAGTCACCTCCCAGTTCAAGGACATGCTTATGTCTTTGATGAAGAATCATGCAGACTCTCCTGAAGTCCATCTTGAAGCCTGCAGGGTTCTGTACCAGCTTTCTGTGGCAG CCTTGGAGCGGGGACTGGAGAAAGAGCTTCTACACAGTCCTGAAGTAATAAGCTGTATACTGAAGGCAATCAGGAGCTATTCCACAGAAATCGAGCTGCTTATACTTGCACTCAATATTTGTATGATTCTGTCAGAAAATG AAGATGCTGCTCTGGCTTTTGGAAAATTAGGTGGAGTCCAGGACCTTCTTAATGTGATGAGGACATTTCCTGACAACGTGGAGATCTGCAGACTGTGCTGTAGGACACTCTGGGGTTTAGTGCTCAACA AGAATAATGCAAGGATAGCCTGTGCAGAGGGAGCTGTGGACACACTATGCAGTATAGGAGAGGCTCATCTCCTAGATGGAGGTCTAATGGAGTCTATGTGCTCTGCATTATGGTCTTTGACTTTACAAG GTAATATAACAGAAGGTCAATATGAAAAGATCACCAGTCTTCTTCTGGATGCCATTAAAAATCACCTATCAAGACAAGCAGCGGTAAAAAATGCCTGCTCAGCCTTGGCCAGTCTAGTCAGCGCATCAG aattgtcTGCAGCACACATACTACTGTGCATTGATGGCAGCAGCGGGGCTCAATTGCTTAAAGAAATATACACGAACCACAGTGATGATCCTGAAGTAGTCGAGAACGTCTGCTCTGTGCTCAATGAGATATGTCAATATG GTGACTTGGCAATGGAGTTAGCAGCACAAAAGTTCAAGACAATGCTTAATGAGATCAAAGAAAAGTTTGCATCAAACAAG